In the genome of Nocardioides marmoribigeumensis, one region contains:
- the resB gene encoding cytochrome c biogenesis protein ResB has protein sequence MVSTSSTTEREATGAPPPLAPRELARWGWRQLTSMRTALLLLLLLALGSVPGSVVPQQNIDASRVLRWKADHPGLTPLYEKLGLFSVYDSVWFSAIYLLLMLSLVGCIVPRLGVYARAVRARPPAAPRRLDRLPAHATALTSRSGAEVLERAGEVLRRRRYRVVASGDAVSAERGYLREAGNLLFHVSVIAVLVCFAAGQLWGFKGGVIVPVGRGFTNLVSQYDTFDSGTLMDPEQLPPLHFTVDDFTVKFIPSGTHRGQPESFAAHLTYTEAPGEPERTQRIEVNHPLVLDGVSVFLVGHGYAPVVTVTDGRGKEVYSGPTVFLPQDASFASYGVVKAPEAQPKQIGLDGFFLPTFAATKQRGVFSAFPDALNPGLSLRAYAGNLGLDDGLPQSVYDLDTRRMKPVLGKDGTPLQIVLSPGRAVKLPDGLGTVRFDGWQRWVKLQVSDAPAKTPTLVSITIGLLGLMGSLFIRRRRAWVRVLDTPEGTRVEVAGLDRSTVSQTLDDEVHTLLGLVVPETAGDTDRTDAPPEETA, from the coding sequence ATGGTCTCGACGAGCTCGACCACCGAGAGGGAGGCGACCGGCGCCCCGCCGCCGCTCGCGCCGCGCGAGCTGGCCCGCTGGGGGTGGCGCCAGCTCACCTCGATGCGCACGGCGCTCCTGCTCCTGCTGCTGCTCGCCCTCGGCTCCGTGCCCGGCTCGGTCGTCCCGCAGCAGAACATCGACGCCTCCCGGGTGCTCCGTTGGAAGGCCGACCACCCGGGCCTGACGCCGCTCTACGAGAAGCTCGGCCTCTTCTCGGTCTACGACTCGGTCTGGTTCTCCGCGATCTACCTGCTGCTGATGCTCTCGCTCGTCGGCTGCATCGTGCCGCGGCTCGGCGTCTACGCCCGGGCGGTCCGGGCGCGACCGCCGGCCGCGCCCCGCCGTCTGGACCGGCTCCCCGCCCACGCCACCGCCCTGACCTCCCGCAGCGGCGCCGAGGTGCTGGAGCGGGCCGGTGAGGTGCTGCGCAGGAGGCGCTACCGCGTCGTGGCCTCCGGCGACGCCGTGTCGGCCGAGCGCGGCTACCTCCGCGAGGCCGGCAACCTGCTCTTCCACGTCTCCGTGATCGCGGTGCTGGTGTGCTTCGCCGCCGGCCAGCTGTGGGGGTTCAAGGGCGGCGTGATCGTCCCGGTGGGCCGCGGCTTCACCAACCTGGTCTCGCAGTACGACACCTTCGACTCCGGCACGCTGATGGACCCCGAGCAGCTGCCGCCGCTGCACTTCACCGTCGACGACTTCACCGTGAAGTTCATCCCCTCCGGGACCCACCGCGGCCAGCCCGAGTCGTTCGCGGCGCACCTCACCTACACCGAGGCGCCGGGGGAGCCCGAGCGCACCCAGCGGATCGAGGTCAACCACCCGCTGGTCCTCGACGGCGTGAGCGTCTTCCTCGTGGGCCACGGCTACGCCCCGGTGGTCACCGTCACCGACGGGCGCGGCAAGGAGGTCTACTCCGGTCCGACGGTCTTCCTCCCGCAGGACGCCAGCTTCGCGTCGTACGGCGTGGTCAAGGCACCCGAGGCCCAGCCGAAGCAGATCGGCCTCGACGGCTTCTTCCTCCCGACCTTCGCCGCGACCAAGCAGCGCGGGGTGTTCTCGGCGTTCCCCGACGCCCTCAACCCGGGCCTGTCGCTGCGCGCCTACGCCGGCAACCTCGGCCTGGACGACGGCCTGCCGCAGTCCGTCTACGACCTCGACACCCGCCGGATGAAGCCCGTGCTCGGCAAGGACGGCACGCCGCTGCAGATCGTGCTCTCGCCGGGGCGCGCGGTGAAGCTGCCCGACGGGCTCGGCACGGTGCGCTTCGACGGCTGGCAGCGCTGGGTCAAGCTCCAGGTCAGCGACGCCCCGGCCAAGACCCCGACCCTGGTCTCGATCACGATCGGGCTCCTCGGGCTGATGGGCTCGCTGTTCATCCGTCGCCGCCGCGCGTGGGTGCGGGTCCTCGACACCCCCGAGGGCACCCGCGTCGAGGTGGCCGGGCTCGACCGCTCGACGGTCAGCCAGACCCTGGACGACGAGGTCCACACCCTGCTCGGCCTGGTCGTCCCCGAGACGGCCGGTGATACTGACCGCACCGACGCACCCCCGGAGGAGACAGCGTGA
- a CDS encoding cytochrome c biogenesis CcdA family protein has protein sequence MSAADWFVDQVSSGTMPVALAVAGAAGTVSFLSPCVVPLLPGYVSYATGLSGADLEEDAHRGRMLLGTTLFVLGFTAWFVVVGMTTGALGAWLYDYQDVISRVLGGVTVAVGLVFMGLPLLQRDVRVHRLPAVGLGAAPLLGLLFAIGWTPCLGPTIVTVQSMALSEGTVGRGVLLSVAYSLGLGLPFVLLGLAYRRTLGAVRWVRRHQVWVTRLGGAMLVVVGLLLLTGWWDVLVADLRGWSSGYGVDV, from the coding sequence GTGAGCGCTGCGGACTGGTTCGTCGACCAGGTCTCCTCGGGGACCATGCCCGTGGCGCTGGCCGTCGCCGGCGCCGCCGGGACCGTCTCCTTCCTCTCGCCCTGCGTGGTGCCGCTGCTGCCGGGCTACGTCTCCTACGCCACCGGGCTCAGCGGCGCCGACCTCGAGGAGGACGCTCACCGCGGTCGCATGCTCCTCGGCACGACGCTGTTCGTGCTCGGCTTCACCGCCTGGTTCGTCGTGGTCGGCATGACCACCGGCGCCCTGGGGGCGTGGCTCTACGACTACCAGGACGTGATCTCCCGGGTCCTCGGCGGCGTCACGGTCGCCGTCGGGCTGGTGTTCATGGGCCTGCCGCTGCTGCAGCGCGACGTGCGCGTCCACCGGCTGCCCGCGGTCGGGCTGGGCGCGGCGCCCCTGCTCGGGCTGCTGTTCGCGATCGGGTGGACGCCCTGCCTCGGTCCCACGATCGTCACCGTCCAGTCGATGGCCCTCAGCGAGGGCACGGTCGGTCGCGGCGTGCTGCTCAGCGTCGCCTACTCGCTCGGGCTCGGGCTGCCGTTCGTCCTGCTGGGACTGGCCTACCGCCGCACCCTCGGCGCCGTGCGCTGGGTACGCCGCCACCAGGTCTGGGTGACCCGCCTCGGCGGCGCGATGCTCGTCGTGGTGGGCCTGCTGCTGCTCACCGGCTGGTGGGACGTCCTGGTCGCCGACCTGCGCGGGTGGAGCTCGGGCTACGGGGTGGACGTGTGA
- a CDS encoding TlpA disulfide reductase family protein, protein MRVLRAVAPLVAALLLLTGCKEELRSGNDGFVTPDLSVKVLDTTEREPPAAEVAGQTVDGKQVSLAGLRGRVVVMPVWGSWCGPCRKEAPGLARAARDLADDGVTFLGINTRDRNKVDVRSFLDRFDISYDSIYDEDGRTLLAFRGTLPPLGIPSIVVIDRQGRVAARILGPADLSTVYGVVEDVTGKKLAVPRADA, encoded by the coding sequence GTGAGGGTCCTCCGAGCCGTCGCGCCCCTCGTGGCCGCGCTCCTGCTGCTGACCGGCTGCAAGGAGGAGCTGCGCAGCGGCAACGACGGGTTCGTCACCCCCGACCTCTCGGTCAAGGTGCTCGACACCACCGAGCGCGAGCCGCCCGCGGCCGAGGTCGCGGGGCAGACCGTGGACGGCAAGCAGGTCTCCCTGGCCGGCCTGCGTGGCCGCGTCGTGGTGATGCCGGTCTGGGGCTCCTGGTGCGGGCCCTGCCGCAAGGAGGCGCCCGGGCTGGCGCGGGCCGCGCGCGACCTCGCTGACGACGGGGTGACCTTCCTGGGCATCAACACCCGCGACCGCAACAAGGTCGACGTGCGCAGCTTCCTCGACCGGTTCGACATCTCCTACGACTCGATCTACGACGAGGACGGCCGCACGCTGCTGGCCTTCCGCGGCACGCTGCCGCCCCTGGGCATCCCGTCGATCGTGGTCATCGACCGGCAGGGCCGGGTCGCCGCGCGCATCCTCGGCCCCGCCGACCTGTCGACGGTCTACGGCGTGGTCGAGGACGTCACCGGCAAGAAGCTGGCCGTGCCGAGGGCGGACGCGTGA
- a CDS encoding histidine phosphatase family protein: MKTVVHLLRHGEVNNPQGILYGRSDGYHLTPRGVEMAERVAETLGTRDVTLIRTSPLERTRETADPTARALGLEIETDERVIESSNVFEGQPFGQGDRILRKPRYWKYLWNPFKPSWGEPYRQVVDRMMAAVHDARRDAEGHEALIVSHQLPIWITRLHVENRSFLHDPRRRQCTLCSLTSLEFEGQDLVRLTYSEPAGDLIPLKDRRSPFSTGGAPEENTPA; encoded by the coding sequence ATGAAGACCGTCGTCCACCTGCTGCGCCACGGTGAGGTCAACAACCCGCAGGGCATCCTCTACGGTCGCAGCGACGGCTACCACCTGACCCCGCGCGGCGTCGAGATGGCCGAGCGCGTCGCGGAGACGCTCGGGACGCGCGACGTCACCCTGATCCGCACCTCGCCGCTCGAGCGCACCCGGGAGACCGCCGACCCCACGGCCCGGGCCCTGGGGCTGGAGATCGAGACCGACGAGCGGGTGATCGAGTCCTCCAACGTCTTCGAGGGCCAGCCGTTCGGGCAGGGCGACCGCATCCTGCGCAAGCCGCGCTACTGGAAGTACCTCTGGAACCCGTTCAAGCCGTCGTGGGGCGAGCCCTACCGCCAGGTCGTCGACCGGATGATGGCCGCGGTGCACGACGCCCGCCGCGACGCCGAGGGCCACGAGGCCCTCATCGTCTCCCACCAGCTGCCGATCTGGATCACGCGCCTGCACGTGGAGAACCGCTCGTTCCTGCACGACCCCCGCCGCCGGCAGTGCACGCTGTGCAGCCTGACCTCGCTGGAGTTCGAGGGGCAGGACCTCGTGCGCCTGACCTACAGCGAGCCGGCCGGCGACCTCATCCCGCTCAAGGACCGCAGGTCGCCGTTCTCGACCGGCGGCGCCCCCGAGGAGAACACGCCGGCGTGA